The proteins below are encoded in one region of Actinomycetes bacterium:
- a CDS encoding ImmA/IrrE family metallo-endopeptidase, with product MADDQVSASTSFAGRARERADSFWADVPDEVRHHHDLEVAIAWATPLAIVALPALDQHRARGWLASRGVELSDDSGARALRGLLLASRGAGIVFLDGRLTRADRRFTVAHELGHFLFDYVEPRERVLREAPELLDVIDGWRPPSRAERAQAVLARVPLGLHAHLLERDADGGAAHDVETAEDAASQFALELLAPWSTVLELASATAHEHRLPFAELIDEVADVLADRFTLPRNRAAVRARSALHTLGIRRSFFDR from the coding sequence ATGGCCGACGACCAGGTCAGCGCCAGCACGTCCTTCGCAGGGCGAGCGAGGGAACGGGCAGACAGCTTCTGGGCCGACGTGCCCGACGAGGTGCGACACCACCACGATCTCGAGGTCGCCATCGCCTGGGCGACCCCTCTGGCGATTGTGGCGCTTCCAGCCCTCGATCAGCACCGCGCTCGTGGCTGGCTCGCCAGTCGAGGCGTGGAGCTGAGCGACGACAGTGGTGCTCGGGCGCTCAGGGGTCTGCTCCTCGCCTCCCGGGGTGCTGGCATCGTCTTCCTTGATGGGAGGCTCACCCGGGCCGATCGACGCTTCACGGTGGCGCACGAGCTGGGCCATTTCTTGTTCGACTACGTCGAGCCCCGTGAACGGGTGCTCCGCGAGGCGCCTGAGCTCCTGGACGTGATCGACGGATGGCGTCCACCGAGCAGAGCCGAACGCGCGCAGGCCGTTCTCGCCCGGGTGCCACTGGGCCTCCATGCGCACCTGCTCGAGCGCGATGCCGACGGCGGCGCCGCCCATGACGTCGAGACGGCGGAAGACGCCGCCTCGCAATTCGCACTCGAGCTGCTCGCACCCTGGTCGACGGTGCTGGAGCTCGCGTCGGCGACAGCGCACGAGCACCGGTTGCCATTTGCCGAGCTGATCGACGAGGTCGCTGACGTGCTGGCCGACCGCTTCACCCTCCCGCGGAACCGGGCCGCCGTGCGAGCCAGGTCTGCCCTTCACACGCTCGGGATCCGACGGAGCTTCTTCGATCGGTGA